TTTATGCAGCAAGAAATGGCAAGGAGGTGACCGTCATGCTGGAACTGCAGGCAAGATTTGATGAGGAGTCCAATCTGGAGTGGAAAGAAATGTTCGAACCCGAAGGAATTACCGTTTTAATAGGTCTTCCTGAGAAAAAAGTTCATGCTAAATTATGTATCATTAAAAAGAGGGCCAACAACAAGACCATTCAATATGGCTTTGTGAGCACGGGTAATTTTAATGAAAAAACAGCAAAAATTTATGGCGATCATTTGATCATGACGGCAGACCGGGGGATCATGGCAGATATCAATAAAGTATTCAATGTATTAAAAAAACCGAAAGAAGATTACCTTCCCGTTTTGAAAACTTGTAAAAATTTATTAGTTTGCCCCCAATTCATGCGTGAAAAGATCGTTCACCACATCGATAAAGAGATTGAAGAGGCCAAAGCAGGAAGAAAAGCAGAGATGATTATCAAAGCTAATTCTGTAAGCGACAGGGCTTTGATTGAAAAATTATACGAAGCGGCAACCGCGGGTGTGGTGGTAAAAATGATAGTGAGGGGGATTTACTGTGCCGTAAACCAAAAAGAGTTTAAGGAAAAAATAAAAGCCATCAGTATTGTTGACGAATATCTGGAGCACGCGAGAGTGATGTATTTTTACAATAAGGGAGCCGAAGACATGTATATCTCCTCTGCTGACTGGATGACTAGAAATCTGGATTACAGAATTGAAGCAGCCGCCAAAATAACAGATAAAAGTCTTAAAAAAGAACTAAAGGACATCCTGGATATTCAGCTTCACGATAATGTAAAAGCCCGTATTTTAGATAAAAAATTAAGCAACGAATACATCAGCAACGACAAAGAAAAATGTCGCTCTCAAATTGAAACTTATACATATTTAAAAGGTAAAACGAAAGAAAAATGAAAATCGCAGCCATCGACATTGGGAGTAATGCAGCCAGATTACTTATTAATGAAGTTAAAATAAACAACAGACAACCGGAATTTATAAAGCTTAACCTTTTAAGAATCCCACTGAGGTTAGGGATGGATGTATTTACCCTTGGAAAGATCGGCGAACAGAGAGAAAAAATGGTTCTCGACTCCATGAAAATCTTCAGTGATCTCATGAAGATTTATAAAGTAGACCATTACAGAGCCTGCGCGACAAGCGCCATGCGCGACGCTTCCAATGGAAAAAGTATTATCGAAGATGTAAAGAAAACAACAGGAATTGATATTGAAATTATCTCCGGAGACGAAGAGGCTTCCCTTGTTTTTGAAAATCATGTTGCAGAAGGGCTTGACAAAGAATTCGCTTATTTATATGTAGACGTAGGCGGCGGTTCTACAGAGCTTACCTTCTATGAAAACGGCAAAATGAAATATGAAAAATCCTTCAATATTGGGACTATCCGCTTGCTGAATAACCTGGTAACCCCGAATAACTGGCAGGAAATGAAGGAGGAAATCAGAAAAAACATCAACAGTAAGAAACCGATTGTTGCCATTGGCTCCGGGGGAAACATCAATAAAGTTTTTTCAATGAGCAAAACCAAAGACGGCAAGCCAATGTCTCTTTCCCACCTTAAAAAAGTATACAAGGAATTCGACCTCCTTTCCGTAGAGGAGAGAATGACAAGGTATAACCTTCGTGAAGACCGGGCTGATGTATTGGTTCATGCCCTTAAAATTTATAATAATGTCATGTCATGGTCGGAGATTAACCGGATATTTGTTCCGAAAATTTCCGTTGCCGATGGGTTAATCCATAATATTTACAGCAAATTACAGGATAAAAAGTAATTTCACCCTGTAGAAAACTTTGAAAACCGGTCGTTTCGATCGGTTTTTCTTATGTTCAGAAGGAAAAGTAAAACCTGCATACACCCGGCTTACAGAAGTTATACCGTTTTCTTTTTGAATTTAACCTTCATAAAACCCAATGAATACCTACTCAATAATGTTATACCCCTTCAGGAGTTGAATAATGTAAAGGATATTTCAAAGATAAAATGATATAAGTAAGCCCATCCTATTCCCAATCATATAAACTTCGGATATACACTTTTTTTTTCAGAAGCTCTTTCCAGCTTTCCACTGTATCTTTTGGGTTCATCCTCCGCTTTGCTCCAGACTCACCCAAAAGGATGCCGTTACAATCTGGGCTAGGAAATGGAATCGTCAATTTTACTTTGTCCGTGATGTAAACATGCAGTAAGAGATACCTCTGGTAAAAATTCCCCTTCTTTGAAGGGTGGATTTTTGAATCAGCAAAAAGACAGGGGTAGTTTAATTATTATAAGAAAATGGAAAGTAATAATAAAACCACCCCGTCAAAAATTCTTACGAATTTTCGCAACCCCTCCAAAGGCGAATTTTTGTAGGATGAAATGTATTTAAGAAAGAAATATTCAAAACAATTAAAAAGTAGGTTTTTCATTTTGTTCAGAATAACAGCGTTGATATTTTCTAAGAAATAAAAAAAGTGTATAATTTTTGCTACCACATAAAGTAAAAGGTAAAGATTAAACGTCAACAGAATGAATAACAAAGAAGAAATGGACTCAATCAAAGTAATTCTCACAGGAGCAACAGGAATGGTAGGTGAAGGTGTTTTATTGGAATGCCTTGAAAATCCGAATGTTTCAGAAGTTCTAAGTGTCAGCAGAAAACCTTCAGGAAAAAAACACGCTAAGCTGAAGGAATATATTATTCCGGATTTCCTGGAAATTGACCTTCTGGATGAAAACCTCAGAGGATACGATGCCGTTTTCTTCTGTGCCGGAATAAGCAGCCTTGGAATGAACGAGGAAGACTATACCAAAATTACCTATGACACCACGCTGCATTTCGCCAAAGCCGTACTCAACCAAAATCCGGATATGGTTTTCAACTATGTTTCAGGCGCGAGTACCGACAAAACGGAAAGCGGAAAAATGATGTGGGCAAGAGTAAAAGGTAAAACCGAAAATACCCTTAGAAAGCTTGGTTTCAGAAGTGAATACAATTTTCGTCCGGGGTTTATGAAACCTGTTGAAGGACAAGAAAATATAAAATGGTTCTTTAAACCACTTATTTGGATTTTTCCACGTATATTACCTTCAAAATCTTTAACTTTACACGAGGTCGGGAAAGCGATGATCAATGCCGTGCAAAAGGGCTACCCAACGTCAACTTTAGAAATTAAGGACATCAAAAATTTAGCGATATGAGAGAAATGGTTAAAAGAATTGTTCTGGTAGTTTTCGTTTTATTGGTCTTGAGTGCAATTTCAGGATTTTTTTATATGCAGAAACATCCGCTGGAAAAATCTTCCAGTCCTATTTATTTAGCACATCCGGATAAATAAGCGAATCTTCGGAACACCATTTAGCCAATACCTTCATGTTTGGCTGATTTGCCGTTTCTTTAAGTTGCTATAAGCTGCTTTCGAAATTTAATTTTCATCAAAATTTCCAGAAATTACATTATTATTAAGAATTAATTAAAATTCGCTTAAAATCCTTGCAAAGTAGAAAGTTCATTTTTGCATCAATTTAATATCAAGCAAAAATGACTAATAACTACCTTTTGAAAGGTTCGTTAATTGCCGCTATCTTCCTTCACGGAGTAGCTTCTGGGCAATCCAGCCTTATTCATTACTGGAATTTTAATAACAATACTTCTGCAGCAGCGATGATGACGCCAACATCAACATTGGTAAACGGTTCGATGACCGCCGTAAACAGTGGAACAACAGAAGTAGATTTCGCAAACGGAACGGGGCAAAATTTCAACACAGAAAATTTAAATGCAAGAAACGGAGATCCTGCAGGCACGCATTTACGTTACAACTTCCCTATTAATGGTAATTTACAGTTTAATTTACCGACAACGGGATTCAATAATGTGGTGGTGAAGTTTACAACACGAAGATCAGGCTCCGGAGCGGGAACACAAACCTGGTCGTATTCTTTGGACGGGACCACCTTCCAGACCTATCAGACGATAGCCCCACAGGATGCTGCACCGCAACTGGTTATTTTTGATTTCGCAGCGATTTCAGGAGTGGCCAATAACCCAAACTTTACATTAAAAGTTGAATTCTCTGCCGGCCCCAACAACGGTACAGCAGGGAACAACCGTTTTGACAATTTTACAGTAGACGCAACAGCAATCGGAGGAAGTGACACTACTCCGCCAACGGTTGCCTACCTTCCCAACAATAACACAAATAACGCTTTAACGACTGTAAATCCTACCCTTACATTTAACGAAAATGTACGATTAGCAGACAACTCTCCGATTAACGATTCTAATGCACAAACGCTTGTAGATTTCCGTCTTGGAAATGCTTCAGGTACTCAAATTCCCTTCACAACAACTTTTTCTGACAATAAAATCACGGTTATCCCTACTTCAGGTTTAGTTCCAAACCAGACGTATTATTTGGCTTTAAAACCAAATATGGTGGAAGATTTCAGTGATAATGCGGTAACAACGGCAACTTCAACCATATTTACAACTGCCGGAACGTCTATTTCTTTAGATAAAAACTTTATCAAAGTCAATGAAAATGCAGGAACATTGGCATTTAAAATTAATGTAACCAATCCTTCCACGGCATCGGTAAATTTGGTGGCAAAACCGGCTCCATTCAGCACGGCAGACAATAATGATTTCACTTTTACCAGTCAAACAATTAATATTGTTCCAGGAACGACGAGTTATACAGTAAATATTCCTATTATTGATGATACTTTAGAAGAGCAGGAGGCCGAATATTTTGTACTCAGCCTCGAAAATCCTGCCGGAGCAACGATTTCGGGAGACAGTAATTCAACGGTTTATATTATTGACAATGATAAAGCGTCGCCTGTTCCCTCACACCAAATTCAATTAGACTATATCGGAAGTTTTGATCCTTCCGGAAACAACAGCAGCTCTACGGAAATTGTTGTTCATGATCCTACCACGCAGAGATTATTTACCATCAGTTCTCTGACAGATGTTTTTGATATTATCAATTTCAGCAATCCGAATACTCCAACGGTTATCAATACCGTAAATATGGCTGCATACGGAGGAATTACAAGTATTGCCGTGAAAAACGGAATTATTGCGGCAGCTTCTCCCAATACAGATCCTCAACAGAACGGTTCAGTTGTTTTCTTTGATATTAACGGGAATTTTCTAAAACAGGTTACCGTTGGCGCTTTACCGGATATGGTTTCTTTCTCACCGGACGGAACAAAAGTTTTAACGGCTAATGAAGGTGAACCGAATGACGCTTACACCATCGATCCGGAAGGAACTATCAGCATTATTGATATTTCCGGAGGAATTAACAATCTTAGTCAAAATAATGTGACCACGCTTAATTTCAATGCGTTTGATTCTCAGGTGGCAGCATTAACAGCAACCGGATTAAGAAAAGTAAGAACCAAC
The sequence above is a segment of the Chryseobacterium sp. MYb264 genome. Coding sequences within it:
- a CDS encoding choice-of-anchor I family protein; protein product: MTNNYLLKGSLIAAIFLHGVASGQSSLIHYWNFNNNTSAAAMMTPTSTLVNGSMTAVNSGTTEVDFANGTGQNFNTENLNARNGDPAGTHLRYNFPINGNLQFNLPTTGFNNVVVKFTTRRSGSGAGTQTWSYSLDGTTFQTYQTIAPQDAAPQLVIFDFAAISGVANNPNFTLKVEFSAGPNNGTAGNNRFDNFTVDATAIGGSDTTPPTVAYLPNNNTNNALTTVNPTLTFNENVRLADNSPINDSNAQTLVDFRLGNASGTQIPFTTTFSDNKITVIPTSGLVPNQTYYLALKPNMVEDFSDNAVTTATSTIFTTAGTSISLDKNFIKVNENAGTLAFKINVTNPSTASVNLVAKPAPFSTADNNDFTFTSQTINIVPGTTSYTVNIPIIDDTLEEQEAEYFVLSLENPAGATISGDSNSTVYIIDNDKASPVPSHQIQLDYIGSFDPSGNNSSSTEIVVHDPTTQRLFTISSLTDVFDIINFSNPNTPTVINTVNMAAYGGITSIAVKNGIIAAASPNTDPQQNGSVVFFDINGNFLKQVTVGALPDMVSFSPDGTKVLTANEGEPNDAYTIDPEGTISIIDISGGINNLSQNNVTTLNFNAFDSQVAALTATGLRKVRTNNTLSQDLEPEYITISADSQKAWITLQENNAIAEVNLASKTITGIWGLGKKDMSLPGNGFDASDNNGEVLIANWPVKAYYIPDAVQNYKVGNTNYIVTANEGDEKDLSGFSERTTVGANDYTLDPALFPQSSTLKASHNLGRFRVTNANGDTDNDNEFEEINALGARSFSIFNADTKQIVYDSGDKFERYIAANHPSIFNADNESNTTKSRSRAKGPEPEGVALGNINGQTYAFITLERTGGVMVYNITDPTNPTFTDYKHSRMTSAYGGDNGPEGIIYIAPENTTTGKGYVVIANEISGTLSMYEVATPSLAAGEVKTEKSTFNVFPNPVTKGNSLYFNRVQDYELYDMSGKLIGKDKNALTIDTSKLSTGVYLVKTSEGQLKRVIVK
- a CDS encoding NAD-dependent epimerase/dehydratase family protein — translated: MNNKEEMDSIKVILTGATGMVGEGVLLECLENPNVSEVLSVSRKPSGKKHAKLKEYIIPDFLEIDLLDENLRGYDAVFFCAGISSLGMNEEDYTKITYDTTLHFAKAVLNQNPDMVFNYVSGASTDKTESGKMMWARVKGKTENTLRKLGFRSEYNFRPGFMKPVEGQENIKWFFKPLIWIFPRILPSKSLTLHEVGKAMINAVQKGYPTSTLEIKDIKNLAI
- a CDS encoding Ppx/GppA phosphatase family protein; amino-acid sequence: MKIAAIDIGSNAARLLINEVKINNRQPEFIKLNLLRIPLRLGMDVFTLGKIGEQREKMVLDSMKIFSDLMKIYKVDHYRACATSAMRDASNGKSIIEDVKKTTGIDIEIISGDEEASLVFENHVAEGLDKEFAYLYVDVGGGSTELTFYENGKMKYEKSFNIGTIRLLNNLVTPNNWQEMKEEIRKNINSKKPIVAIGSGGNINKVFSMSKTKDGKPMSLSHLKKVYKEFDLLSVEERMTRYNLREDRADVLVHALKIYNNVMSWSEINRIFVPKISVADGLIHNIYSKLQDKK